A genomic region of Ignavibacteria bacterium contains the following coding sequences:
- a CDS encoding protease, producing the protein MKKLFILFLLISISNLFSNEARLLRYPNSSADKIVFVYAGDLYLVEKSGGVARKITSFEGYEMFPRFSPDGKFIAFSGEYDGNREVYLMNLDGGEPVRLTYTSDIPNLPERMGPDKIVMGWHPDGNRILFRSRHESFNAWIGHLYLISKDGGMPEKLPLPRGGFASFSPDGQKLAYNRVFREYRTWKRYRGGQADEIWIYDFKTKKTEAITSNDAQDIIPMWYKDKIYYLSDRDGRMNIYVYNTKTKETRKITNFDKFDVKFPSLGKGEITFENGGYIYLLDCETDKYQKVTIYIQDDFNTARSKILNVKNFITQYEISPDGKRALFTARGEIFTVPAEKGITKNLTNSSGIHERNAVWSPNGKYIAFISDKTGETEIYILSQDGKGEQIQLTKDADTYRFELKWSPDSKKLLCSDKKMRLYYVDIETKKTKQVFQSNRWEIRDYDWSPDGKWIAFTTLEESGFSTIYIYSLQSDKSTKITSEFFNSYSPVFDVDGKYIFFLSDRNFNPTLGAFERSFVYTDMTKIYGITLSDKEKSPFLYEDDEVSVDNSAETKSSEKQDQKKDENKTKDLVIDLERISERIFELPVDAGNYRSLRSVSGVLYYLKSSGNKSILKAFDFKKKKEVEIGQIDGFEISSNGKKILYKLGNDYYITDLSTNLKIGEGKLNLNDMTMTLNRRDEWRQIFYESWRQMRDFFYAPNMHGVDWEKVKKNYEELLPYVAHRSDLTYLIGEMIGELNAGHAYVGGGDLPKIESIPVGLLGAELKLDQKSGYYIIDKILPGRNWDESTRSPLTEVGIDVKEGDYLLEIDGVSLKGVKNPYELLVNKANKQVKIKVNSKPVDEGSKEFIVKTISTESGLRYFNWVENNRKKVEEATNGKVGYVHIPNMGIDGLNEFVKYFYPQIRKEGLIVDVRYNGGGFVSQMIIERLRRVMTMAGIARNSKVVTTYPSAVFLGPMVCLVNEFSASDGDIFPYQFKKNNLGKVIGKRSWGGVVGIRGTLPFVDGGYLNRPEFANFSVEGEWILEGVGMEPDIVVDNDPALEFEGRDQQLEKALEIIKEEMKKKPAKLPEIPDWPIKK; encoded by the coding sequence ATGAAAAAGTTGTTCATACTTTTCCTGCTCATTTCAATTTCAAATTTATTTTCAAACGAGGCTCGTCTTCTCCGTTATCCAAATTCTTCTGCAGATAAAATTGTCTTTGTTTATGCAGGCGATCTATATCTTGTCGAAAAATCGGGTGGAGTTGCAAGAAAGATAACCTCGTTTGAAGGCTATGAAATGTTTCCCAGATTTTCTCCAGATGGAAAATTTATTGCATTTTCTGGTGAATATGATGGAAATAGAGAAGTCTATTTGATGAACTTAGATGGCGGTGAACCTGTACGATTAACTTACACTTCTGATATTCCAAATCTTCCAGAAAGAATGGGTCCTGATAAAATTGTTATGGGTTGGCATCCCGATGGAAATAGAATTCTTTTCAGATCACGACACGAAAGTTTTAATGCCTGGATTGGACATCTTTATCTTATTTCAAAAGATGGTGGAATGCCAGAAAAACTTCCACTTCCGAGAGGTGGTTTTGCTTCATTTTCTCCTGATGGACAAAAACTCGCTTATAACAGAGTTTTCAGAGAATATCGAACCTGGAAAAGATACCGCGGAGGTCAGGCAGACGAAATATGGATTTATGATTTCAAGACTAAAAAGACAGAAGCAATTACATCGAACGATGCGCAGGATATAATACCAATGTGGTATAAAGATAAAATTTATTATCTATCTGATCGAGATGGTAGAATGAATATTTATGTTTACAACACCAAGACAAAAGAAACCAGGAAAATTACAAACTTCGATAAGTTTGATGTAAAATTTCCTTCGCTCGGCAAAGGTGAAATTACTTTTGAAAATGGCGGATATATTTACTTACTCGATTGTGAAACAGATAAATATCAGAAAGTTACAATTTATATTCAGGATGATTTTAATACAGCAAGATCAAAAATTTTGAATGTGAAGAATTTCATTACTCAATATGAAATTTCTCCCGATGGCAAACGAGCTTTGTTTACTGCAAGAGGTGAAATTTTCACTGTTCCGGCAGAAAAAGGCATTACTAAAAATCTGACAAACTCATCAGGTATTCACGAGCGAAATGCTGTCTGGTCGCCCAATGGAAAATACATCGCATTTATCAGTGATAAAACAGGGGAGACAGAAATTTATATTTTATCTCAAGATGGCAAAGGTGAACAAATTCAATTAACAAAAGATGCAGATACTTATCGCTTTGAATTGAAATGGTCACCTGATTCTAAAAAACTTTTGTGTTCTGATAAAAAGATGAGATTGTATTATGTTGATATCGAAACAAAGAAAACCAAACAAGTTTTCCAATCAAATCGATGGGAAATTAGAGATTACGATTGGTCACCTGATGGTAAATGGATTGCATTTACTACTCTTGAAGAAAGCGGGTTCTCAACAATTTATATTTATTCTTTACAATCTGACAAATCAACAAAAATCACGAGTGAATTCTTCAATTCATATTCACCTGTTTTCGATGTAGATGGCAAGTATATTTTCTTCTTATCGGATAGAAATTTCAATCCGACACTTGGTGCGTTTGAAAGAAGTTTTGTTTACACAGATATGACCAAAATTTACGGAATAACATTAAGCGATAAAGAAAAATCACCTTTCCTTTATGAAGATGATGAAGTATCTGTAGATAATTCAGCTGAAACAAAATCATCGGAAAAGCAGGATCAGAAAAAAGACGAAAACAAAACAAAAGATTTAGTAATTGATCTTGAACGAATTTCAGAAAGAATATTTGAGCTGCCAGTTGATGCAGGTAATTATCGCTCTTTAAGATCTGTAAGCGGCGTGCTTTATTATTTGAAATCTTCAGGTAACAAATCAATTCTTAAAGCATTCGACTTTAAGAAGAAGAAAGAAGTAGAAATTGGTCAGATAGATGGATTTGAAATTTCATCTAATGGGAAAAAAATTCTATACAAACTCGGCAACGATTATTACATTACTGATTTATCAACAAATCTAAAAATTGGTGAAGGTAAACTTAATCTTAACGATATGACGATGACATTAAATCGTCGTGATGAGTGGAGACAAATTTTTTACGAAAGCTGGCGACAGATGAGAGATTTCTTCTACGCACCTAATATGCACGGCGTTGATTGGGAAAAAGTAAAAAAGAATTATGAAGAACTTTTGCCGTATGTTGCTCACCGCTCTGATTTAACTTACTTGATTGGAGAAATGATCGGTGAATTAAATGCAGGTCATGCCTATGTTGGCGGTGGAGATTTACCGAAAATTGAATCTATTCCTGTGGGACTTCTTGGAGCTGAGTTGAAATTAGATCAGAAGAGCGGATATTATATAATCGATAAAATTTTGCCGGGAAGAAACTGGGATGAATCGACTCGCTCGCCTCTCACTGAAGTTGGAATTGATGTGAAAGAGGGTGATTATTTATTAGAGATTGATGGAGTCTCTTTGAAAGGAGTAAAAAATCCTTATGAACTTCTGGTTAACAAAGCAAATAAGCAGGTGAAAATAAAAGTCAATTCAAAACCAGTTGACGAAGGATCAAAAGAATTTATCGTAAAGACGATTTCAACAGAAAGTGGATTGAGATATTTCAACTGGGTTGAGAACAATCGAAAGAAAGTGGAAGAAGCGACTAATGGAAAAGTTGGATATGTTCACATTCCAAATATGGGGATTGATGGGTTGAATGAATTTGTAAAATATTTTTATCCACAAATTCGCAAAGAAGGATTGATTGTTGATGTTCGTTATAATGGTGGTGGGTTTGTTTCTCAAATGATTATTGAGAGATTAAGAAGAGTAATGACAATGGCGGGAATTGCAAGAAACTCGAAAGTTGTTACCACATATCCCTCAGCTGTGTTTTTAGGCCCGATGGTTTGTCTTGTAAATGAATTTTCCGCATCTGATGGTGATATTTTTCCATATCAATTCAAGAAAAACAATCTCGGAAAAGTGATTGGTAAGAGAAGCTGGGGTGGTGTAGTTGGAATAAGAGGAACCCTTCCTTTTGTTGATGGCGGATATCTAAATCGTCCAGAGTTTGCAAATTTCAGCGTTGAAGGTGAATGGATTCTTGAAGGTGTTGGAATGGAGCCAGATATTGTTGTTGATAATGATCCAGCTCTTGAATTTGAGGGCAGAGATCAGCAACTCGAAAAGGCTCTTGAAATAATTAAAGAAGAGATGAAAAAGAAGCCAGCAAAACTACCCGAAATTCCTGATTGGCCCATCAAAAAGTGA
- a CDS encoding S8 family serine peptidase gives MKLRLILLVLIFITFAGFKPSDSNQLKVITNGDLIYSSNEIIIKFQSDFDNEINRVQLISSLLKIFDQISIKSIDPIFNDSKNKFFKAQTGLDRIYSIKYDGNADPLLIAKKISNLDGIEYAEPRYIYRVDYTPNDPSLLSQSYLNQVKAQQAWDVSKGDSSVVIGIIDTGVYWMHPDLNSNIWINKNEIPYNGIDDDNNGYVDDIRGWDFGGLNGTPDNDPQEDAPYHGTHVAGIASASTDNGIGVAGMGFKCKIMAVKTARDDQKDPGSNSPYIWYGYEGIVYAADNGAKVINCSWGGGGFSQFAQDVINYATTKGALIVAAAGNSNSSSDFYPASYKNVLSVAAVNSDDRKASYSNYGYSVDVSAPGTALYNTWGSSSYAQLTGTSMASPLVAGIAGLVRAKYPFLTPEQAAEKIRVGCDDNYSVNTTYRYMLGKGRVNAWRALQDSINTSVRMLSYQLSDNAPLGNGNEILEANEQAEIKIVFKNILNSTNNLNITLTSLTSGISVINGNFNAGTKSSGEVFNNYTAPFKIQASSSIGYDLNVRLLLNFSDGTYSDWQIINFIANPSYTVLNNGSVSITIGSKGNLAFNDYPTNSQGQGFKYKSSSNLLFEGALIIGTSSTKISDVARNQTGNAQNQDFTIISPIKSFFPGTISDLQSLSIFNDDGAGANKIGVKVILNSYEYSSNPYTDFVILHYKFINTTSTQITNFYAGLFFDWDLINNSGLDDVAMWDAVNKMGYVYNQPGTTPYYVGSALLSHNNYHFRAILNAGGDGGWGIYDGFTDDEKWQAISGGVSKTQAGAGDVSFVASGGPYTINPNDTLNVAFAVLAGNNLSHLQSNLSYAKQKWSQIITGIDEDETVVYDYELYQNFPNPFNPETRIKYSIKERSFVQIKLFDMMGREVATLVNEFKDTGLYEVKLDAGNLGLSSGIYFYQMKAGEFTAIKKMIYLK, from the coding sequence ATGAAGTTAAGATTAATATTACTAGTTTTAATATTCATCACCTTTGCAGGTTTTAAGCCCTCAGATAGTAATCAATTAAAAGTCATTACTAATGGTGACTTAATTTATAGTTCAAATGAAATTATTATAAAATTTCAGAGTGATTTTGATAATGAGATAAATCGAGTTCAATTAATTTCATCATTATTGAAAATTTTTGATCAAATCTCTATCAAATCAATTGATCCAATCTTTAATGATTCAAAAAATAAATTCTTCAAAGCACAGACAGGATTAGATAGAATTTATTCGATTAAATACGACGGCAATGCAGATCCTCTTTTAATCGCAAAGAAGATCAGCAATTTAGATGGAATTGAATACGCGGAGCCAAGATACATTTATCGTGTTGATTATACACCAAATGATCCATCGCTTTTGTCTCAATCTTATCTTAATCAAGTGAAAGCCCAGCAGGCATGGGATGTTTCAAAAGGCGATTCATCGGTTGTAATTGGAATTATTGATACAGGTGTTTACTGGATGCATCCTGACTTAAACTCAAATATCTGGATAAATAAAAATGAAATTCCTTACAACGGAATTGATGATGATAACAATGGTTATGTTGATGACATTCGAGGCTGGGATTTTGGCGGACTTAACGGAACGCCCGATAACGACCCACAGGAAGATGCACCTTATCATGGAACTCATGTGGCAGGCATTGCTTCAGCTTCAACTGATAATGGAATTGGTGTCGCTGGAATGGGATTTAAGTGTAAAATTATGGCTGTTAAAACTGCTCGTGATGACCAGAAAGATCCTGGTTCCAATTCACCTTATATCTGGTATGGTTATGAGGGAATTGTTTACGCTGCTGATAATGGTGCGAAGGTTATTAATTGCAGTTGGGGTGGAGGCGGATTTTCACAATTTGCTCAAGATGTAATTAATTATGCAACGACAAAAGGAGCTTTAATCGTTGCAGCTGCAGGTAATAGTAATTCTTCATCAGATTTTTATCCAGCGAGCTATAAAAATGTTCTTTCTGTCGCAGCTGTTAATTCAGATGATCGAAAAGCGAGCTACTCTAATTATGGATATTCGGTTGATGTAAGTGCACCAGGAACAGCACTTTACAATACATGGGGTTCAAGCTCTTATGCTCAATTAACAGGCACTTCAATGGCTTCTCCTCTTGTAGCAGGAATCGCTGGTCTGGTCAGAGCAAAATATCCTTTTCTTACTCCTGAACAGGCTGCTGAAAAAATTCGCGTTGGTTGTGATGATAATTACAGTGTAAATACGACTTATCGTTATATGCTTGGCAAAGGTAGAGTTAACGCCTGGAGAGCTTTGCAAGATTCAATAAACACATCTGTTAGAATGCTTTCATATCAATTGAGCGATAATGCGCCGCTGGGCAATGGAAATGAAATCCTCGAAGCAAACGAACAGGCTGAAATAAAAATTGTTTTCAAAAATATTTTGAATTCAACTAATAATTTAAATATCACCTTAACTTCCTTAACATCAGGAATTTCAGTTATTAATGGAAACTTTAACGCAGGAACGAAATCGTCTGGAGAAGTTTTTAATAATTACACTGCACCATTTAAAATTCAAGCTTCAAGTTCTATAGGTTATGATTTGAATGTTAGATTGCTCTTAAATTTCTCAGATGGAACTTATTCTGATTGGCAGATCATCAATTTTATCGCAAATCCAAGTTATACAGTTTTGAACAATGGTTCAGTATCAATTACAATTGGAAGCAAAGGTAATCTGGCTTTCAACGATTATCCAACAAACAGTCAGGGGCAGGGATTTAAATACAAATCAAGCAGCAATCTTTTATTTGAAGGTGCATTAATTATTGGAACAAGCTCAACAAAAATTTCTGATGTTGCAAGAAATCAAACTGGCAACGCTCAAAATCAGGATTTTACAATTATCAGTCCAATAAAAAGTTTTTTCCCTGGTACAATTTCAGATTTGCAATCTCTCTCAATTTTTAATGATGATGGAGCTGGAGCAAATAAAATTGGTGTGAAGGTTATCTTGAATTCTTATGAGTATTCAAGTAATCCCTATACCGATTTTGTTATCCTTCATTACAAATTTATAAACACAACTTCGACACAGATAACTAATTTCTATGCAGGATTATTTTTTGACTGGGATTTAATTAATAACAGCGGTCTTGATGATGTTGCAATGTGGGATGCTGTGAATAAGATGGGTTATGTTTACAATCAACCTGGAACAACACCTTATTATGTTGGCTCGGCTTTATTATCTCACAACAATTACCATTTTAGAGCTATTCTGAATGCAGGTGGTGATGGTGGCTGGGGAATTTATGATGGATTTACTGATGATGAAAAGTGGCAAGCAATCAGCGGAGGTGTATCTAAAACACAGGCTGGTGCTGGTGATGTCTCTTTTGTAGCTTCTGGCGGACCTTACACAATTAATCCAAACGATACTTTGAATGTTGCATTTGCGGTTCTGGCAGGTAATAACCTCTCACACTTGCAGAGTAATTTATCTTATGCAAAACAAAAATGGAGTCAAATAATTACAGGTATAGATGAAGATGAGACGGTTGTTTATGATTATGAGCTTTATCAAAACTTTCCAAATCCATTTAATCCCGAGACACGAATAAAGTATTCTATTAAAGAAAGAAGTTTTGTGCAAATAAAACTTTTTGATATGATGGGACGAGAAGTTGCAACTCTTGTTAATGAGTTTAAAGATACAGGATTATACGAAGTAAAACTTGATGCTGGGAATTTGGGTTTGAGCAGTGGAATATATTTTTATCAAATGAAAGCGGGAGAATTTACAGCGATAAAGAAGATGATTTATTTGAAATAA